TAACTAGGAGTTTGGATACTCCACTTATTATATCCTTAAGATCCTCATAATCTCTTAGTCAGGAGCAAATCCTAACACCCCAAGAGAATTCTCTTAACCATTTAAACCAAGATTTTTTAGTTACTGGGATTACTAAAGGGTTTGATATAATGTTTTCCTTATTCACAACAAAAACTTTTGTCATTCATGGATATTATTTTCAATCTAGATGAAATTTTAACAAAGTttagttataatatttttaaggaaCTAATCATTAaagatcttcaagaagaaataAGACCAttcaaatttggaaattcaagAATTAAGACAATGTACTAATATAGGTTTAAAAGgcctccaaaaataaataaaagaaatcttAAGAAATAACATAAACCAGAAACATCCAAGGACAATGAAGAATTAAGTGATTCATATCTTAGTCCTATAAACAGAGTAATCTTCCAAAAATGGAATGTTTCCTAAACAATTGTCATTAATAATGAATTCACCATTACGATTGTTGCTCTAACAAATTCAAGAGTAGCACCTTGAATTGCATACAAAAAGGATTAGTTCCtacaaaatattatgaaaaaacaaaagaagtcaTTTATGGTGCTAATAGAGTCTGACTttagattaattacaaattttctAAAGCATATATTTGTAATCAAGGGATATGCATCCACCAATCCTTTATTTTGGTACAAGACTCAGAGAAGAAATTATTCTAGAAATACGTTTTTCAAATACCATCCACCCTATCACTAGAGTAGATAACCAAAGGTATAAGAATAGAATCATAAACAAGGagattctttttgaatttgcttaTTCCCCATATGAAAGAAATCTAAATTAATTAAGATCTATGGCTATTTCCAAAAGAATTGAGGTTAATTAAGGATAACTATATTAACTTCTTAATCCAAGAAGTCAATTATAAGAGAATTGAGGatcaattaaatattaagaaaacttaaaaatccatccaaagatgaaaagaaaaattgatcaaagaagtttgttcaaaattttctaatgcATTTTGGCATAGGAGTAAGTTTTAGGTAAAATTACCCTATAACCTAGAATTTAAGGAAAAAGATATTCATATGAATCAAGAATTACTAAGGTATTGCCAAAATGAAATTTAGGTTCTCCTTAATAAGAAAATCTAAATCCCCATGGAGCtattatgttttttatgttaaaaaagaCAAGTAGAATTACAAAGAGGAACTCCTAAGCTTGCAATTAAGTCCTCTTCCATGTTCAGTCAACCAAGTATAAAATCTATCAACTAAGAATGGTAAGGGATTCACTTAAAAATGATCTATCATACACCATTACTAAAATATAAGTCTAAAATTAAACATAGActcatattaaataattaaataacatataatttaatataattttattagttcAGTTATAAATTAGTCATCATTTaattaactcaaaaataaaatatttaaaattttcaaattgaaagtGAAAAGAACGTGccactaaaaaattatttaataaaacatcaaattaaattaccaaatatttaattctgttaaaaaatgtaataaaaaaaaattacatgcactacaagaatgaaaaataaatataagaatatattcaataaattttattaaagatatATTGTGTTTggttgttaattttatttcaattttataaattatttttatttagatcCTTGGGAGGTAGTATTTTGATCggattgaaaattttggtttaacaaatttcaaataattggAATCTAAGGCTTACGTCCAGTCTCGTGGGTGATGTGAGCGAAGAAAGCAGCGATCTCCCGCTTAGAGTCGACCGCAGAACCGCCCTGGCCGAACTCCGGGTACGAATCTACGGCATCTAGGAAGGCGCTGCGCGTGTAGAAGCTCCTCCCGGGGCATGTCTCACTAGCTTGATCAAGAATTCCATTGAAGAAATCCTTGGTCACAATATCAGACACAGAAACACCCCCACCAGATGAAGACGAAGACGAATCGCAAGGCCCCGCCTGGCACCCGGTGCCACAGTACTCCTTGCCCGTCCCACAGTACCCAAATTTACTGCAACACAGACCCGCGCCGCAACCGCAGTCCTGAGACAGCACCGCGGACGGGAGGGCTCCGGCGAGGACCCCAACAAGAAGGGTTGCTACCAGCCTGGCAACCATATCAAGAGACTGAGAGGGAGCAAGTGAGGTTTTGGAGATAAGGTTGAGAACGTGGTGGGGTCTTAGAAGAAAATTCATGGAAGTTCATCGCTGTAAATTCACTTTTTGAATATTCCACGCGGTTTAGTTTTGGAGAACTGAGCCTTTGCTTGACCTTGACTTGTGGGTGAACGTACGTGTATTTGTGAATATTAGAGTGAATTTTGGTGTATGAAAAAGAGAGCTGGCATAGAgctcaaaaattgaaattcttaCAATCAATGTATATGTTTGGTATATGAACTTTGTTTGTCCAAGAACATGCAGTGTAGTTGAATACAGACATTTACAACCATTAATCTAGGCTCTTTTAAGGGATAAAACAATTAAAGTTagattgtaatattttatttagacaTTAGAGTAAGGATTAAATGACCACTTTACCATTAATAAGCCGAGCTTTAGTTTTAACCCATATAGTCACGCATCATAATTTCCTAATTGCTCAATAAGTAGCTTGGTTACGGACCATTAGGACTCAAGGAATGATGGattctcaaaaattaattttaaataattttataattaaccTTTACTCTATTAAAAAACATTAAGTGCACTCcccattttatgaaaattaaattgaaacaaTTAAATATTGCATAATATTCTCCATGAACCGATGTCTATAATTCAATTGGAATTTTGTTATCTATCaattgaattatattttaattcatttaagtcagaaattcttttaaattaatgaaattatcATGATTAAACTTAATATTAGAATTACCTCTGGAGAAATAGTTTTAGATATCATGGTATTTCTATTCTTAACTGTCAAAATCTCACCCAAACACCAACTGCTAATTGTGATTAATTTCAGTAATAGGAAATTGACTAATTTCTATGATCCCATAACTGTAGTAATAAAATCTCATCTCCTCCACTAGATGTCTTCATTTGTTAGGATGTTAATCTATGGTTTGATCTTTGGAAGGAACATTTGATTGAAGTAGTTTAGCTCATAACCTAACACTATCAGCTTTTCCATCTAGACTTATCCCAACACAACAAATTAAAtggtaagagagagagagagagagagagagagagagatatggACATAGGACATCATCATAAACCCATATAGTGTGAATTACGTTAACAAAAAAagggccaaaaaaaaaaggaaacacacTGCAGGGGGAAATAATGCGTGTATTACATTAACAACAAACCTTTCCATCCCtccccaaaaaaaaaggaaacatgcatagagagagggggagagaaagagaaagagagaaccaaaaacaaaaacaaaaaataaagtacaGAGTGCATTaagaaaaacaacataaaaaatggattatAATTTGTTAGAGAAATGGATAGTAAAAATGTCATTTGTTATACCTATGACACAAGTCATTCTCTAATTGAATCATAGACTATCTAGTGGACATAGTTTCAGATATTTAAGTCAAAATCAACAATTTAGTGGTATCTCAATTTCTTAAAATCCTTATTGGAGGTGGTCATGACCAATGTTTTGTTAGAGAAATGGGTAGTAAAAATGTCATTTGTTATACCTATGAAACAAGTCATTCTCTAATTGAATCATAGATTATCTAGTGAACATAGTTTCAGACATTTAAGTCAAAATCAACAATTTAGTGGTATCTCAATTTCTTAAAATCCTTATTGGAGGTGGTGAtgaccaatgttttcagaatcggaTTGATCATTGAACCAGAAAAGTTACCGATTCACGGTTCATTGGTCGGACCCACGATTGAACCACGGTCAAACCGGTGActtcataattatatattttattattttatatattattaaaaaaatttaaattaataaattctatctaaattttgacaacatctactttgtttgttgagttttttcacaaaattttttactCGTAGAAGTCATCAATCATCATATATGATatctataacacaatataagatgttatacattcataatgtcaataaacccaatatttatcaaataatcaaaccattgttatcctataataaccaaattatcaaagagttgttaacttaaCACATTGTCCATAATAGATAATACAAATATCAACCACAACACTTAAATAGTTACTCAAAATATAACATGCCGATGTTTGAAAATTCATGAAGATTTTtgcatactaataaatataaaattcatgtcctcattcattttggaaattggaatataGAGATTAAAAATGAGCATCTATAAAACCAAAGTTCTCCACATCAAGCCCTTCTATAGCTACGCTACCACCATCCTCAGcatctacaaaaatattgaacATATATTaacaagaaatcatttttgaagaaaaaaaatataattattgaacttttataagtttaaatattctACTAACCAATGTAAGAACTTTaaccttccacttcatttattggaattgacccttcttcatatagaagattttccaattcttcaacaTCTAGCTCTGTTGGTTGATCCTCATCAACTATCCAAAAATCGGTCTCATTAATGCATGCATAGTCAATGGGATCATAGATTCTTTTCTTGTTATATAAcctaaaaaaaagtatataattattcataattgtaaataaaagaatttaaattcaaaaacaactaagaaaacaTTTATACCGATTTTTTAGCCACAAATTGTAATGAACATATACAAGATCATTAAGCCTTTGATGTTCCAATCTATTCCTTCTTTTGGCATGTATACATTCAAAGACACTCCAATTCCTCTCACATCTAGAAAACGATGCAATTTGACTCAATATTTGAATGACCAACTTTTGAAAATGTGGTGCACTGTATCCATGTAGTCTCCACCATTTACCTAGTTActattttcacattaaaaaaaaaacattagcaagtttaaaatattaaatagtaagtAGGTAACTAATGAAACGGAACAAACAcactaataaatgaaaattatcttttaccaGGTTGAAGTACTTCACGTGAAGAATAAGCAAGGTCTCTTCCAAAACTTCtcaatcaatcatgaaacaacttcatttcattcattgtatCAAGCTTGCCTTTTAGAACTTTCTGATCAATAACATCCATGACACCTCCAATAACAGTTGacttattacaaaagttttcCTGATCATATTGGAAACATGGATTTAATCAATAAGCTGCTAaatgaatgtttttctttagTTGTTGATCCCAACATTGCTTTATGATCTTTGTATGAGGCTTGTATAGTCTTTTGTTGTCGTTAAACAATTTCTTGATGCCCAAACGGACCCTATACATGCCTTCATACACATATCCCATCGAAGGCCTCTCATCACAATCAACAATACACAATAAGCTCATTAGTGGAGACATAAGAttcacaacaatcaaacaatcattccaAAATCTATTATCCAAGATGATGGAAACTGCAACTTTGCTTTTATTATCCCTTGAATATCTAGAGTCCACAAAGAACTTACTAGTCACCAAAGCTTGCAAGTCatgtttatgatcatgaagaATCTTGAGTGCAATGAATGTAGCAACAAAGCAAGTTGCACCAAGTCGGAGAATCTCTGTCCATATGTCttttttctcaaccaacttACCAAAGCAACATGATTATACACAAAAATTGTCACATTTGATGCACATCTTACAAGTTCAACAACATGGTCCATATTACCAATATccttaaagatcaaattaagaCAATGAGCTGCACAAGGTGACCAATTGATGTGTTTATGCTTTTGAGAAATCAATCTCCCCGCGGCCACATAATTTGCTGCATTATCAGTCATTATAAGAACTACATTGAGTGGACCCACTCATTCAATCACCTCATCAAATAACAGAAACAAATTAGTTGCATCCTTGACAATGTTTGAAGCATCAATAGATTTCACAAACGATATTCCTTCACGACAATACAAAGGAAATTGATGAGTGTTCTTTGTCTAGTATCTGTCCAACCATCACCCATTATTGTACACACAAGTTTTGCCCGAATTGCACGATAAGAGTTTACAAGTAACTAAACTTCCTTCTTGgcattctttaaaatattaaccCACAGTTGATGGTAATTTGGACCCTTATATCCAAGACCAATTGCAGATATAGCATCCAACATTGGCTTGAAATAGAAGGAATTCACAGCATTAGTAGGAATGCATGCATCATAAAATAATCTTCCAACCACCATATCTGCTCTCCAAATAGCTTCTTTCCCAGCTAATACACTCATCATGGAAAGTTAAGCTCCTTGGGTATTTCTTGGTACAAAATACTTATCcactgttgattttttttctttttctactacTAGTTGTCATAGGACTTTACATTTCTTGAACCTCTTCTTCACCTTCTGCCATATCCCTTTCAAATTATGACACATTAGAACCATAAGGATTTCTATATCCATATGCTTCTTGGGTTGCTTTCTTGGAATTTACAAACTTTTGCAAAGAATTTTCCATTCAAAATCTAACATCAAGAGGAATCGATTTACATGGACCAATATCTCATTTCACTCTAGCAAGATGTTGTTTCATTCTATGAATACCCCCACCTTTTGTAATCTTTttacaatacaaacaaataagagctttccttccatttgtatatatttcttcaaaaacatgCTCCCATGTAGGGTCGATCTTACTTCTAATTGTTTGTGAATTGGTAGTTGAATCTTGACCAGAGGATGGGATcaagtttgattccatttttttatttctttatcaaattagaaacaaaaatctcaCATTAATATAGAGAATcaaagtcatcaacaatttaatttaaaaaaaaaaaatcaagtcattaacaatttataaaaatctcaCATTAATCTAAAGAATCAAAGTCatcaataatttaatgatttataatcaagttatcaacattttaattttaaaaaaaaatcaagtcatcaacaatttataaaaatcccACATCAATCTAGAGAATCAAAGTCATCAATAATTTAATGATCTAtaatcaagtcatcaacaatttaattttaaaaaaacatcaagTCATCAACATTTTATCAAAATCCCACACTAATCTAGAGAATGAAAGTCATCAACAATTAAATGATTTAtaatcaagtcatcaacaatttataaaaatcccatattaatctagagaataaaagtcatcaacaatttaaaaaaatcaaagaatcaaaaattttgaaatttattaaagaattttttttttttcaaaatgagaaatttactttcaaaccaaacattgatctaaattttataaattgttgcCACCACAGTTAGGGTGAGGGGGAAATGGAGACTTTgtgaatatttgaaaattgaaaattcagaTCTTGCCACCATAGCCCACATGCTTAATCAAATCTCACACTCTCTTTACTCCAtctcaaaaatagtttatgaaaTAGGGGTTGCATACATCATGAGTTTAAAATTTCACCAGATATCACTcttaatttgaatcaaaataacATACCAATCCCAGAATTTCTCATGCTCATTCTATGtcacaatatttaaaatttttatccaaCTCCTCAACAATGGACACCAATGAAACCTAACATCTGAATCGAAATGAAGGCAGGGGCTACATCTTACTTAGGATGAATCAATGGGcaaatttatctaaaatttataaattaaaatgtgtaataaataatttaaaaattgaatattaaacataaaaaataaatttcaaaatatcagACCTTTGCAACTACTAGCCGGAGTGGGTCGGGTGGGGGCTTTACAGCGGGGGGAGGGGCAACAAGGTTTACAATGGTAGGGGGTACTTGCAATGGTACGAGGGGAAGAGACGGCGCTATAACGGCTGGTGGAGGAGAGGTTTTGCAAGGTTTCCAGGCCGTTGGTAGGAGCTATCCCAACGTGGGTGTCGCGGCACATTGGAGGGCGGCAATTGCTACGGTTCAGACTATAAGGGGGAGGGTTTGGAATGTACTTTTATATCCTCTAAAGCGGTGTTGTTTTGCTActgtaaaaaatatatatattaattgaaCCGTCCAATTCACCGGTCGAACTGCTGGTTCAACCTATTTTCAGGTCAATTGACAGGACCAAATCAAAACGATAATTGGCTGATTcggtccgatttttaaaaccatggttaTGATGATGGTGGTAGTGGTGGTGGTGATTATGATGGGTTGGTGATGATAGGAGTAGTATGTAGGCAGTGATTGAGGCGGCTCTCAGTTATAGCATTCATGGGGGGTGGTTGATGCAGTGGTGGCAACCACAGCGCTTGTGTTAGTAAAATAATCATCGAAGTCAACACGATATATAATTACTTTAAGATCTCACTCATATatcacaaatatattaattattaatctaGACACTAGTTTGATGAATTCTTAAGATTGAGAATATGTGACATAATAGCTTGGAGATGGTGCATAACTACTTGTTTTATTCAATGTAGTTAACTTTAGTTATAGtaattaaatacaagaaaaaaatagaaagttaaataaaatattaacattttaaaataaaaaaaatacttttatatataaacatttcttttatattctttaataTATCAGAACTAAATACATTATATCCTTTGATCTATATCAATCTTTtgttaaaataactttaatgtatgtattattgttttttctatcatttttttttatgttttttctaatattttatgagttttttttttttttttttttgtcaattttcaCTCGTCGATATTTTGTGTTTAAATATTCAcctatattttcttatatatttggatatatctataaaatcaaattattgataaatccatcaaaacttatatttttatccttgacCCATACCATGTATAATGTTCTAGATTAGGCTAAATACTTATAAAGACAATGTTGAATTGAATCATACATACATAAAATGTACactaaataaattgaataatcaatcttatttatttgtctcaaaattaaataaattttgtcaaaaacttCTCTTATCTTTGTTAATAGTTAACTTCATTCATCTTCCCTTTGACTCAAAGTAAGAGAGGTTTTTGACGAAATTCAAACTAATAGAGGTTAGGTGTATATAGCCTAAACCTTAGgagaggtgaatgaaattaacccaataatcattctttcttatttaacatAACGTATATCATAACCACCTAATATAAATCTATAATatgctaattttgttttttgtttaagCTATTAGCTTAAGTATTAGTAGTATTGATATATGTTTAGTACACGTTTTACTTCCTTATACTTACATGTTGAAAACAAGTAATTAAATAAAGAGCTTGAGTTGCCTAACAAGTGAGATCATTACAAGTATAAACACCAAGTTGATGACAATATACTTGGAAACCCAATGAGGTGGGCAATATATTGAGCTCTAGAGCTATAGTTGCTAAAAAGTCTTGACCAACAATATTGTGGacatttttcttctaaaatCCATAGTATGGTCTTAAACAATACAATTAGGTCGTCAACCATAGTTTTAGAATTGTTTAAGCATTCAAACCTAATGTCTTCTATGACAGGGCGTAATTGTAGTTCCAAGGTAGCTAAATCAAGTTGCAACTGTTGTGATTTTTTTCTAGCCATACATGATATTGATGATAGGTTGGTGGCATTGTAATAATTCTAGGTCTAATGAGTTTTCAcgattttaaaacacatttatgtAGTTAAGAGGAGCTCACCACTCAAATAGACAAACACTCTTCGTAGAGTTAAACAGATAAAGTCTCATACTATACTGATGATTGACTTTGATACCATCAGTAACCACTCAATCTATGCTATATAAGCACCATCCACTCTCAATTGATAGTTGTACTTTTCAATTTaagtttgtatattattttaattaaatgtttttagctagattttgtttgtatatagaaattagagagtAACTTGAAAAAGATTTATGGAATTGTgttcttaatatttaatgtatatgtaataattttttttcccttaaataataatttatttaaattattttagggACTTGATTgtgattattataattaaaaatatcccaaatttaattttgagataGGTTTCATATGGTATATAACAtgttcattttccattaaaaactaaaaaaattaataaaataatattaaaattttcataagtaATATTGACATATGGCTCATGCTCAATATTGACATGTGCAATTGCAACTATGGCAAATGTGATACCAAACATTGACATATATAAAGCAATTATGATTTGTATAAAATCTAACCCTGACATATATATTTAGAAATCTTAACATATGTGGGATTAATTATATGATGTTTGACCTTGACACTTGTTGGAGTAACCTTAACAAAAGAGTAAGTTAACCTTGACATAAGATCAAGTAATCTTGTCATATGTTAAATTCAACATTAACAGAAGTAAAAGAAACATTGATAGATATCATACTAATAAGATTTCATCATTAGTAGAAATAGAGAAATCTTGACATATGTATATGTCAAGCTAGCTTTAGACTTTTCTTAACACAAGTATAGAAAACATATATGAATAGTAACCTATCTTGATAGATATACCTTATCTTAATGGTAAAAAACTGTCAACAAATTAAgacctttttccttgtagtgtagggacattatttataaaaaatgtgcACTTTTCCTTCACTCTCTTAGCAaccaaatatttcataaaataaaataaaatggttaaAATTATAGAACTTCATCacatgcacttttttttttgaaaaaaaatgtcttcAAGGGGATTTGAAGCCCTTCTAATAGCTAAAAAAGGAATGTCTCTATTACCGTCCCCTCAACATAAAGAGTTACATGTTGCCttccccctcccccctcccctCGCCTCGTCATTTGCTGGCTTCGTCACTGCCTCACTCATGCTAAGgacaaaaagaataattaagctatgaaagaaaagtaaattaaattcttaaaagaaatataaacgaTTTTTTTACTATAAGATTATTCATATGATAGAACTTGGAAACACCTAACCTTTGCTCTCCTTCAATGCATATTTGAAGCCTCACCACCAAAAGGAAGAAGAATAGGAGAAATGATGAATTTTCTTGCATTTAGTTTAtatatttctgaatgatttatGAATTTACTCCTTTACTTTCCTTCTCTTCATGGAGTATAACAAATACTCCTAAACAATACAAGAATAACAAGATGgaccttaaaatttttatacaCTCTAGGGTGTCAAGTGTCCTCTAAATTATTCGCTTTAAGTTAATTAACCATACACCTGATTTTCTAGTTACATTTAAGTACTTAAATTAAggttgaaattttaatattttgaagttatgaaatttatgatttaaaggtatttaaacaactaaaagaattaagaaaatttagtctaattatattttgaaaatatcgttggttattatattttaatataatgcTCGAATCCTCTACATTAAccttcctttaaaaaataaattttttgtcttTACTGAAATGATCTAATAATTAGACTTGTTTAGTTTCATAACAAagttcattttctttgaaaaact
This region of Vitis vinifera cultivar Pinot Noir 40024 chromosome 5, ASM3070453v1 genomic DNA includes:
- the LOC100257850 gene encoding endochitinase PR4, yielding MNFLLRPHHVLNLISKTSLAPSQSLDMVARLVATLLVGVLAGALPSAVLSQDCGCGAGLCCSKFGYCGTGKEYCGTGCQAGPCDSSSSSSGGGVSVSDIVTKDFFNGILDQASETCPGRSFYTRSAFLDAVDSYPEFGQGGSAVDSKREIAAFFAHITHETGHFCYIEEVDGASRNYCDESNTKYPCVSGKGYYGRGPIQISWNYNYGQAGESIGFDGLNNPEIVANDSVVSFKTAIWFWMNNVHSVIDQGFGATIKAINVMECSGGNNVAAKARVSFYQEYCNQLGVSTSDNSYNKVHIF